In the genome of Bacillus sp. S3, one region contains:
- a CDS encoding sigma-54 interaction domain-containing protein, with the protein MNQSINPDNIEIAGETLKELLDYSSDEIFIFNRDRQIIYANKVCEKNYGLPREHLLGKYSNDLLEKKYWTPAIYPEVYKRKKPFSIIQTTNMGIELLTSAIPVLNDKNEVELLITTARELKNHKIITLNVNKKSQTQEEHGIISRSTKMKGILAFCQKVGITDSTILIQGESGTGKGVLANYIHQISKRKNMPFLTINCAAIPEELLESELFGYTRGAFTGSNPSGKMGLLEVANNGTVFLDEIGDMSLSLQAKLLQVIQDKEFIPIGGQEKKKVNIRFIAATNRDLVKQIETGQFREDLYYRLNVIDLTLPPLRERKEDIIPLIYHYLNKFNQVYESNKLISQKCLGVLAGYSWPGNIRQLANLIEKLVIISDAVIDFHDLPETFHKKQDTDLQLNEPRTLDEAIDQAKEYMIRKSYQKFKSSRKVAKDLQISQTTATKLIQEYCGDLRSIK; encoded by the coding sequence ATGAATCAGTCAATTAACCCTGACAATATCGAAATAGCAGGGGAAACTCTTAAAGAACTTTTGGATTATTCATCAGACGAGATTTTCATATTTAACCGCGACAGACAAATTATTTATGCAAATAAAGTTTGCGAAAAAAATTATGGTTTACCAAGGGAGCATTTACTGGGCAAATATAGTAATGACTTGTTAGAAAAAAAGTATTGGACCCCAGCCATTTATCCAGAAGTTTATAAAAGGAAAAAGCCATTTTCAATTATTCAAACAACGAATATGGGTATAGAATTGCTTACTTCAGCCATCCCCGTTTTAAATGATAAGAATGAAGTCGAATTATTGATTACAACCGCAAGAGAGTTAAAAAACCACAAAATTATTACGTTAAACGTGAACAAAAAATCGCAGACACAGGAGGAACACGGAATAATTTCTCGTTCCACTAAAATGAAAGGGATCCTTGCCTTTTGCCAGAAGGTCGGAATAACAGATTCTACCATTTTAATTCAAGGGGAATCAGGTACTGGGAAAGGGGTGCTTGCCAATTATATTCATCAAATAAGTAAACGTAAAAACATGCCTTTTCTAACCATCAATTGTGCAGCCATTCCTGAGGAGTTATTAGAATCAGAACTGTTCGGGTATACAAGAGGGGCTTTTACCGGATCTAATCCTTCAGGGAAAATGGGATTGCTGGAAGTGGCGAATAATGGAACCGTTTTCCTTGATGAAATAGGCGACATGTCCCTCTCTCTCCAAGCAAAATTACTTCAAGTAATACAAGATAAAGAATTTATTCCAATTGGCGGGCAAGAGAAGAAGAAAGTAAATATCCGGTTCATTGCAGCAACAAACCGGGATTTGGTAAAGCAGATTGAAACGGGGCAATTTAGAGAGGATTTATACTACCGCTTAAATGTGATTGATCTCACCTTACCGCCACTTAGAGAGAGAAAGGAAGATATTATTCCACTTATCTATCATTATCTAAATAAATTTAACCAAGTGTATGAGTCGAATAAGCTTATTTCTCAAAAGTGCCTTGGCGTACTGGCGGGATATTCATGGCCGGGAAATATACGCCAACTGGCAAACTTAATCGAGAAGCTGGTCATTATCAGTGATGCTGTCATTGATTTTCACGATCTTCCGGAAACATTCCATAAAAAACAGGATACAGATCTTCAGTTAAATGAGCCTAGGACACTGGACGAGGCCATTGACCAAGCAAAAGAATATATGATCAGAAAATCCTATCAAAAATTCAAAAGTTCGAGAAAGGTTGCAAAAGATTTACAGATTAGCCAAACGACTGCAACAAAGCTTATCCAAGAATATTGCGGCGATTTACGCAGTATAAAATAA
- a CDS encoding acetate--CoA ligase family protein yields the protein MEGRLENLKRMLNPRHLVLIGGKNIIQKGIQNCKKIGFQGEIYAVNKTEMEIEGVRCYKNINELPRVPDAAFIAIRADRAVEAIKELRTMGTFGCVCYAAGFSEVGNNHLHKDLIEAAGDMALIGPNCYGVINYLDQVPLWADRFGSEPTDKGVAIISQSGNLSFNITMNGRSLPLAYALSIGNQAVLDIADYMMAMCDDPRVTAIGLHIEGLGNMEKFIQAAKTALEKGIPIVAYKTGVSEIGSQLTMSHTSSLAGSDDLYQALFKRLNICRVDSLSAFLETLKLFSVAGSIEGRNVGVLTVSGGESAITADEAAKNGFSLPDLTAKQREELKSQLTKFEHVSNPLDYNMSIWGDEEKLVNCFTSFMQEQFHTTLLIFDYLDNEYRDMESWEAVVNAYIQVHKQTRTQALVISVLPEGMPIHFREKFLSNGITPLQGMTDAFTAINAVTVYNERRRNNFPVPSNLLLPKDRPQENEGIVLDEWQGKQALLSYGVKVPYGKMVSIEDEHLIDEGMAGPFVAKGVSAKVAHKTDIGAVKLKLQTEEEVRQALLDIHKNLADKMDVDDIRLLVEEMIPNAVAELNIGIKRDDQFGLALVISMGGILVNLVNDSVPVLLPASREEILEALYSLKGIKLVTGFRGSPKGDIEAVVKAAESVAAYAEAHRNNILEMEINPLLVLPEGQGAVAVDAFIRTVAGTVKTEEPSVQKIMPY from the coding sequence ATGGAGGGTAGACTGGAAAATTTAAAGCGAATGCTTAATCCCAGACATCTTGTTTTAATAGGCGGTAAAAATATTATCCAAAAAGGTATTCAAAATTGTAAAAAGATAGGATTCCAAGGGGAAATTTACGCTGTAAATAAAACAGAGATGGAAATCGAAGGAGTTCGCTGCTACAAAAACATAAATGAACTTCCGCGGGTGCCAGATGCAGCTTTTATTGCCATACGGGCTGATAGAGCCGTTGAGGCCATAAAGGAATTGCGAACAATGGGAACCTTTGGATGTGTCTGTTACGCTGCGGGATTTTCTGAAGTGGGCAATAACCATTTGCATAAGGATCTCATCGAGGCTGCCGGTGATATGGCATTGATCGGTCCGAATTGTTATGGAGTAATAAATTACTTGGATCAAGTGCCATTATGGGCCGATCGTTTTGGATCCGAACCGACGGATAAAGGTGTCGCAATTATTAGCCAAAGCGGAAACCTGAGCTTTAATATTACCATGAATGGCCGCTCATTGCCGCTCGCATACGCACTGAGTATCGGCAATCAAGCAGTGCTTGATATCGCTGATTATATGATGGCTATGTGTGATGACCCAAGGGTTACAGCAATTGGTTTACACATCGAGGGTCTGGGTAATATGGAAAAGTTTATTCAAGCCGCCAAAACGGCTTTGGAAAAAGGAATTCCTATCGTGGCATATAAAACAGGTGTTTCTGAAATCGGAAGTCAATTAACCATGAGTCATACCAGTTCATTGGCTGGATCGGATGACCTCTATCAAGCGCTGTTTAAACGCCTAAATATTTGCCGGGTTGATTCACTGTCTGCATTTTTGGAAACGTTAAAGTTATTTTCAGTTGCAGGATCAATAGAGGGGCGAAATGTAGGAGTTCTGACAGTATCAGGTGGCGAATCAGCAATTACGGCCGATGAAGCAGCGAAAAACGGGTTTTCCCTTCCAGATTTAACTGCTAAACAAAGGGAAGAACTGAAATCACAGTTGACGAAGTTTGAACATGTGTCCAATCCCCTTGACTATAATATGTCCATTTGGGGAGATGAAGAAAAATTAGTCAATTGTTTCACAAGCTTTATGCAAGAACAATTCCATACTACATTGCTCATTTTTGATTACTTGGATAATGAGTATAGAGATATGGAATCATGGGAAGCTGTCGTCAATGCCTATATACAGGTTCATAAACAAACGCGAACACAGGCACTTGTTATATCAGTATTGCCAGAAGGAATGCCTATTCATTTTCGTGAAAAATTCCTATCTAATGGGATTACACCTCTGCAAGGGATGACAGATGCATTTACCGCGATTAACGCTGTTACAGTATATAACGAAAGAAGAAGGAATAACTTCCCTGTACCATCTAACTTGTTATTGCCCAAAGATCGACCTCAAGAGAATGAGGGCATTGTGTTGGATGAATGGCAGGGGAAACAAGCACTTCTTTCGTATGGTGTAAAGGTCCCTTATGGAAAAATGGTCTCTATTGAGGATGAACATCTAATAGACGAAGGAATGGCAGGGCCATTTGTCGCTAAAGGAGTAAGCGCAAAGGTTGCCCATAAAACCGATATCGGCGCTGTCAAATTGAAATTGCAAACGGAAGAGGAAGTTAGACAGGCATTGCTAGACATCCATAAGAATTTGGCAGATAAGATGGATGTTGACGACATACGGCTTTTAGTGGAAGAAATGATACCAAATGCTGTGGCTGAATTAAACATAGGTATAAAGCGGGATGATCAATTTGGATTGGCTTTGGTGATAAGTATGGGTGGTATACTTGTCAATTTAGTAAATGATAGTGTACCTGTTCTATTGCCTGCAAGTCGTGAAGAAATTTTGGAAGCGCTGTATTCGCTTAAAGGAATAAAATTAGTAACAGGATTTAGAGGCAGCCCTAAAGGGGATATTGAGGCGGTCGTAAAGGCGGCTGAATCCGTGGCAGCCTATGCTGAAGCCCATCGAAATAATATCTTGGAAATGGAGATCAATCCGCTTTTAGTACTCCCTGAAGGTCAAGGTGCAGTAGCTGTGGATGCTTTCATAAGAACAGTTGCCGGTACAGTCAAAACAGAAGAACCAAGTGTTCAAAAAATAATGCCATACTGA
- a CDS encoding acyl-CoA dehydrogenase family protein produces MDFRIPEEVKEVVASIEKFVEREVEPLKKKYHKQLSNGRYFYDENGLYSKETMEAIRQVRAKSAEAGFFNMFAPPELGGTGDVFGPVNMALIHEMVYKKFGQDLLTQHIFPIGLFTDGLTPVLKGLRQEVRDEILPGVQSGETWLCFGLSEPDAGSDIWNLKTRAVKDGDYWVLNGTKQWISYAAYSDYAMIFAITEPEMAKQRSGGITCFLVPMDGVTCVCDNAIALLGNLGGEVGIISLEDARVHEKYIIGELHQAFGTALDGINLGRLSVAANCVGTAQWALNKAIDYANVRKTFGTTIGNHQAIQMMLAECALEIYAARNMVLHCAWKVETQKGTPVKELSMVKAHSTEMTQSVLDKCMQIHGGMGLTNELGLEHVWRWAREQRIPDGTTEMQKRTIGKQLLKGDTSFS; encoded by the coding sequence ATGGATTTCAGGATTCCAGAAGAAGTAAAAGAAGTTGTAGCCTCAATTGAAAAATTTGTTGAGCGGGAGGTTGAACCGCTTAAAAAGAAATATCATAAACAATTAAGCAATGGAAGATACTTTTATGATGAAAATGGATTGTATTCAAAAGAAACGATGGAAGCCATTCGCCAGGTTAGGGCAAAATCTGCCGAAGCGGGCTTTTTCAATATGTTTGCCCCTCCAGAATTGGGAGGAACGGGGGATGTATTTGGCCCCGTAAATATGGCTCTTATTCACGAAATGGTCTATAAAAAATTTGGTCAAGATCTATTAACCCAACATATTTTCCCAATTGGTTTATTTACCGATGGGCTGACCCCAGTTTTGAAAGGGCTTAGACAAGAGGTGAGGGATGAAATATTACCTGGAGTACAAAGTGGGGAAACCTGGTTATGTTTTGGACTTTCAGAACCTGACGCGGGTTCCGATATATGGAATTTAAAAACACGAGCGGTGAAAGATGGCGACTATTGGGTTCTAAATGGAACGAAACAATGGATTTCGTATGCCGCTTATTCTGACTATGCAATGATTTTTGCCATTACAGAGCCTGAGATGGCCAAACAAAGAAGCGGGGGTATCACGTGTTTTCTTGTCCCAATGGATGGGGTTACGTGCGTGTGTGATAATGCAATAGCCCTATTAGGGAACCTGGGCGGGGAGGTAGGAATCATTTCTCTCGAAGATGCCAGGGTACATGAGAAATATATTATTGGTGAATTGCATCAGGCATTTGGAACAGCACTTGATGGAATAAACCTTGGACGGTTATCTGTGGCCGCAAACTGTGTCGGTACCGCACAATGGGCTTTAAATAAAGCCATTGACTATGCAAATGTACGGAAAACATTTGGTACAACCATAGGTAATCACCAGGCGATACAAATGATGCTGGCGGAATGTGCACTCGAAATCTATGCAGCTCGAAATATGGTGCTGCACTGTGCGTGGAAGGTGGAGACCCAAAAAGGCACTCCAGTCAAGGAGCTATCAATGGTTAAAGCACACTCAACCGAAATGACACAGTCCGTTCTTGATAAGTGTATGCAAATTCATGGTGGTATGGGATTAACGAATGAGCTGGGGCTTGAACATGTATGGAGATGGGCAAGAGAACAACGGATACCAGATGGTACGACAGAAATGCAAAAACGGACAATAGGAAAACAACTATTAAAGGGTGACACTAGTTTTTCATAA
- a CDS encoding NAD(P)H-dependent flavin oxidoreductase, with the protein MKTRLTELLGIEYPIICGGMFQVGRAGLAAAVSEAGGLGIITSATQGTPELLRQEIRKVKSLTNKPFAVNLSLFPSQTPIPNKEFIQVMIEEDVRIVETSGRSPEPFMPMFKENHFKVIHKVVGPKYAKTAERVGVDAITVVGNETGGHPGMSDVGTLVALPRVVDSVNIPVIAGGGIADGRGLISALALGAEGVLMGTRFMATKESPIHDHVKDWMLEADETNTIIVQRNIGSPSRVAVNEVSKEVERLEKEGATIEQLLPLITGKRAKSVYFEGNVDGGLMSCGQSVGLIKEIPSVNELIQQMISEAKKSLVFIQERVNSEEIVR; encoded by the coding sequence ATGAAAACAAGATTAACTGAGTTATTAGGAATAGAATATCCCATTATTTGCGGCGGAATGTTTCAGGTCGGCAGAGCAGGGTTGGCGGCTGCTGTATCTGAAGCAGGTGGATTAGGCATTATTACTTCGGCAACACAAGGAACACCTGAACTGCTGCGACAAGAGATTCGTAAGGTTAAATCGTTGACGAACAAACCCTTTGCCGTAAATCTGAGCCTTTTTCCAAGTCAAACCCCCATCCCAAATAAAGAATTTATTCAAGTAATGATTGAAGAAGATGTTCGAATTGTTGAAACGAGCGGCAGGAGCCCTGAACCATTCATGCCAATGTTTAAAGAAAATCATTTCAAAGTTATTCATAAGGTAGTTGGACCTAAATATGCAAAAACTGCGGAAAGGGTAGGGGTAGATGCCATAACGGTTGTCGGTAATGAAACAGGTGGTCATCCCGGAATGAGCGATGTCGGGACGTTAGTGGCGCTTCCCCGTGTTGTTGATTCCGTTAACATTCCAGTTATTGCTGGAGGCGGAATTGCTGATGGAAGAGGATTAATAAGTGCCTTAGCGCTCGGGGCTGAAGGTGTTCTCATGGGTACTAGATTCATGGCTACGAAAGAATCGCCTATTCATGATCATGTGAAAGATTGGATGCTTGAAGCGGATGAAACAAATACGATTATTGTTCAACGAAATATTGGAAGTCCTTCACGTGTGGCAGTCAATGAAGTGAGTAAAGAGGTGGAACGGCTGGAAAAGGAAGGAGCAACCATCGAGCAATTACTTCCGTTAATCACGGGTAAACGAGCGAAAAGTGTTTATTTTGAAGGAAATGTGGATGGTGGACTGATGTCGTGTGGGCAGTCTGTTGGTTTGATTAAAGAAATACCTTCAGTGAATGAACTCATTCAACAAATGATTTCGGAAGCAAAAAAATCCCTAGTTTTTATTCAGGAACGTGTGAATAGTGAAGAAATTGTAAGATAA
- a CDS encoding thiamine pyrophosphate-binding protein, whose protein sequence is MNNQTEFTVADAIVKELVQAEVNVVYGIVSIHNMPIYDAILREGSIRIVTARGESGAVNMADAYARATGKLGVVITSTGTGAGNGAGSLVESWNAGTPVLHITGEADSNYIGTDQRYIHEAKDQLKMMDGANKAAYLLKRPKQITPFMRLAIKEARTVPTGPVTISIPTNFQSQIIPQNQLVEVEMGQNSKTKINIPAEVLEKIATAKRPVIWAGNGVIASNASEELQMLVDKIQPAVVTSESGKGSIPENHPLCIGNFAFTPQVEELLRNSDLLLSIGVRFRGTETNNWTLPVPENHINIDLNPNALNRNFDTLYTLVGNAKDVLHEINIALAQKVIQPDAAYVNEVKAARHAVRDELRSNIGPYGDVADIIREQLPENTILVTDVTIPGYTWGNKLFDIYEPRNYLYMTGGGIGQGLPMAIGAKIGQPEKPVVLIVGDGGFMMNAGEMITAIQEDTPIIVLLFDDGGYGILRYYQEAAYGRRTSVDLKNPDFVMMAKSMGFESEKVSSVGGFKDGLANAIASKKPYMVVVDVEAVGVLEYKDTDEYIASFRPNQNTDTFSPNSGVHPPFQNV, encoded by the coding sequence ATGAACAATCAAACGGAATTCACAGTTGCAGACGCAATCGTAAAAGAGCTTGTTCAAGCAGAAGTGAACGTAGTTTACGGGATCGTTAGTATTCACAATATGCCGATTTATGACGCGATACTAAGGGAAGGAAGCATCCGTATCGTCACTGCCCGCGGTGAAAGTGGAGCGGTCAACATGGCTGATGCCTATGCACGTGCGACAGGAAAATTGGGCGTTGTCATAACAAGTACTGGTACTGGAGCTGGGAACGGTGCAGGTTCATTGGTAGAATCATGGAACGCAGGGACTCCTGTTTTGCACATTACAGGGGAAGCTGATTCAAATTATATTGGAACGGATCAACGTTATATCCACGAAGCGAAGGATCAGTTAAAGATGATGGATGGTGCAAACAAAGCTGCCTATTTGTTGAAGCGTCCAAAGCAAATCACCCCATTTATGCGATTGGCGATTAAAGAGGCACGGACTGTTCCGACTGGTCCTGTTACTATTTCCATTCCAACGAATTTCCAATCGCAAATAATCCCGCAAAATCAATTGGTCGAGGTGGAAATGGGTCAAAATTCAAAAACGAAAATCAACATTCCTGCAGAAGTACTTGAAAAGATTGCTACAGCAAAAAGACCAGTCATCTGGGCAGGAAATGGAGTGATTGCTTCTAATGCCTCTGAGGAACTTCAAATGCTGGTAGATAAGATTCAACCTGCAGTCGTTACAAGTGAATCCGGTAAAGGGTCAATCCCTGAAAATCACCCGCTTTGCATCGGTAACTTTGCTTTTACTCCTCAAGTGGAGGAACTATTGAGAAACTCGGATCTACTTCTCAGTATTGGGGTCCGTTTTCGCGGAACGGAAACGAATAACTGGACGCTCCCAGTACCAGAAAATCATATAAATATCGACTTGAATCCCAATGCATTAAACCGCAACTTTGATACATTGTATACACTGGTTGGGAATGCAAAAGACGTTTTACATGAGATCAACATTGCGTTAGCACAAAAGGTGATTCAACCAGATGCTGCTTATGTGAATGAAGTGAAGGCTGCCCGTCATGCCGTTCGTGATGAACTTCGCAGCAATATTGGCCCTTACGGAGACGTTGCAGATATCATACGTGAACAGCTGCCTGAGAATACGATTTTGGTGACTGACGTAACCATACCCGGATATACTTGGGGGAATAAATTGTTCGACATTTATGAACCAAGAAATTACCTTTACATGACCGGGGGGGGAATCGGTCAAGGGTTGCCAATGGCGATTGGTGCCAAAATTGGTCAGCCAGAAAAGCCTGTCGTTCTTATTGTAGGAGACGGCGGATTCATGATGAATGCTGGTGAGATGATTACTGCGATTCAGGAAGATACGCCGATTATCGTTCTCTTATTTGATGATGGCGGATATGGAATCTTAAGATACTACCAAGAAGCAGCTTATGGCAGACGTACATCTGTCGACTTGAAAAATCCAGATTTCGTCATGATGGCAAAATCAATGGGCTTTGAATCAGAGAAAGTATCCTCGGTCGGTGGGTTTAAGGATGGGTTAGCAAATGCAATCGCTAGCAAGAAACCTTATATGGTTGTCGTTGATGTTGAAGCAGTAGGAGTATTGGAATACAAGGATACGGACGAATACATTGCATCTTTCCGTCCAAATCAAAATACGGATACGTTTTCACCGAATTCAGGCGTTCATCCACCATTTCAAAATGTGTGA
- a CDS encoding aldehyde dehydrogenase family protein, protein MIELKQYINGQWTDSSNPQKLDIMNPATQEVIARAPKATKAETEEAIKIAKRTFESGVWSDQSPQERAAVLLQIADKLQENIHELRDLEVQNNGKTKREAQSDAEEAVHTFRYYAGLLNAPNGQVFEASQDMQTLIVKEPIGVAGLIVPWNFPLLMSVWKIAPALAAGNSILLKSAEITPMTAVKVFELIDQTDLPKGVANLLMGSGSVVGQTIAESDDVDVVSFTGSTEVGRQIMQAATTNMKKVSLELGGKSPNIIFDDADLETAVDYSLFGIFMGSGQVCSSGSRILVQESIYEEFVEKYVEKAKGIRVGPGNDEQSQMGAIVSEKHFESILDYIQIGIEEGATLSLGGHRIEKDGLERGFFIEPTVFTHVTSDMRIVREEIFGPVVTIQKFTNEEEAVKIANDTVFGLAGAVFSTDQNKALRVIKKVRAGITWVNAYHLTNIQAPWGGYKQSGIGRSLGTYGLDEYQETKQININLDPKPIYWFE, encoded by the coding sequence ATAATAGAATTGAAACAATATATAAATGGACAATGGACAGATTCCAGTAACCCGCAAAAACTTGATATCATGAATCCTGCTACACAAGAAGTCATTGCCAGAGCCCCAAAAGCAACAAAAGCTGAAACAGAAGAAGCAATCAAAATAGCGAAGAGAACGTTTGAAAGTGGAGTATGGTCTGATCAATCCCCGCAGGAGAGGGCGGCGGTTTTACTTCAGATTGCTGATAAACTGCAGGAAAATATTCATGAGTTAAGGGATTTGGAAGTTCAGAATAATGGAAAAACAAAAAGAGAGGCACAGTCGGATGCTGAGGAGGCGGTTCATACATTTCGTTATTACGCAGGTCTGCTTAATGCCCCTAATGGCCAAGTGTTTGAAGCATCTCAGGATATGCAGACATTGATTGTAAAGGAACCGATCGGTGTTGCGGGATTAATTGTTCCTTGGAATTTCCCTTTATTGATGAGTGTTTGGAAGATTGCTCCGGCATTGGCAGCAGGAAATAGCATTCTATTAAAATCGGCAGAAATTACCCCAATGACAGCGGTAAAAGTGTTTGAGCTGATTGATCAAACTGATTTACCAAAGGGAGTAGCGAACCTCCTTATGGGATCTGGATCGGTTGTCGGCCAGACGATTGCTGAAAGCGATGATGTGGATGTTGTTTCTTTTACTGGAAGCACAGAGGTCGGCCGCCAAATCATGCAGGCGGCGACTACAAATATGAAAAAAGTGTCCCTTGAGTTGGGAGGGAAATCTCCGAACATCATTTTTGATGATGCAGATTTAGAAACAGCCGTCGATTACTCCTTATTTGGCATTTTCATGGGTTCTGGGCAAGTTTGCTCTTCGGGGAGCCGTATTCTTGTCCAAGAGAGTATCTACGAAGAATTTGTGGAGAAATATGTAGAAAAAGCAAAGGGAATACGAGTGGGTCCCGGAAATGATGAGCAATCCCAGATGGGAGCCATTGTCAGTGAAAAGCACTTTGAGAGTATACTAGACTACATCCAGATTGGCATAGAAGAGGGTGCGACCCTTTCTCTGGGCGGCCATCGAATCGAGAAAGACGGTTTGGAAAGGGGATTTTTCATTGAACCTACCGTCTTCACCCACGTAACAAGCGATATGCGGATTGTCAGGGAAGAAATTTTTGGTCCTGTTGTAACGATCCAGAAATTCACGAATGAAGAAGAGGCCGTCAAGATTGCCAACGACACAGTGTTCGGACTTGCGGGTGCGGTTTTCTCTACCGATCAAAACAAGGCACTAAGAGTTATCAAAAAGGTCCGTGCCGGCATCACATGGGTGAACGCCTACCATCTAACGAATATTCAAGCCCCTTGGGGAGGCTATAAACAAAGTGGTATTGGCAGAAGCCTTGGTACGTATGGGCTGGATGAATATCAGGAGACGAAACAAATTAATATTAATCTGGATCCAAAGCCTATATATTGGTTTGAATAG
- a CDS encoding Glu/Leu/Phe/Val family dehydrogenase, whose amino-acid sequence MDKPYLVVEWNDTETDAQGWLVVHNFIKGYTGGGTRMHPSVTREEVIRLAKAMAYKYVANDSGTTGGCKAGISYDYKAPDAYAVLRRFLIAMMPYIDIGVSLGSDLGTKYEDVLKIFNEFGIDIPLTKSMKHDPAVRHGIKEFDRLMKTSIDGLPLYDAVTGYGVAFSADEAWKFKNGKGGARVVIQGFGCVGASCALKLSQLGYKIVGISDANLLVTCDDGLDVQKLINHKNGYGEMDQAYFESNYIVRPNSDWLHVDCDILIPCALEDVINKSNADTVKAGLIVEAANIPISSDGDQIIKQRGIDIVNDFVANLGAIRFYDAVIFGLVNPDPQSVIDDIEKLCRKNTYRLFSEAKKQNRYQRDVAYEIFKPEVSDLVEFADPSEKVQLG is encoded by the coding sequence TTGGATAAACCATATTTAGTTGTAGAGTGGAATGATACGGAAACAGATGCACAAGGGTGGTTAGTTGTTCATAACTTCATAAAAGGTTATACAGGCGGCGGAACGAGAATGCATCCGTCCGTGACAAGGGAAGAGGTTATACGATTAGCCAAGGCAATGGCTTATAAGTATGTAGCTAATGACAGCGGAACGACTGGGGGATGTAAGGCTGGTATTTCTTATGATTATAAAGCCCCGGATGCATATGCCGTATTAAGAAGATTTTTAATTGCCATGATGCCTTATATTGATATTGGCGTATCTTTGGGAAGTGATTTAGGTACAAAATATGAAGATGTGCTCAAGATTTTTAACGAATTCGGCATTGATATCCCTTTGACGAAGTCAATGAAACACGATCCTGCTGTGCGTCATGGGATAAAGGAATTTGACAGGCTGATGAAGACAAGTATTGACGGATTACCTTTATATGATGCTGTCACAGGATATGGTGTTGCCTTTTCAGCAGATGAAGCGTGGAAATTTAAGAACGGTAAAGGCGGAGCAAGGGTTGTTATCCAAGGCTTCGGTTGTGTAGGTGCAAGCTGTGCATTAAAACTGTCTCAATTAGGCTATAAAATAGTCGGAATATCGGATGCAAACTTGTTAGTCACATGTGATGATGGTTTAGATGTTCAAAAGCTCATTAACCATAAAAATGGATATGGAGAAATGGATCAAGCCTATTTTGAATCGAACTATATTGTAAGGCCAAACTCGGACTGGCTTCATGTGGACTGCGATATCCTCATCCCATGTGCATTAGAGGACGTAATAAATAAGTCAAATGCTGATACTGTAAAAGCAGGTTTGATAGTTGAAGCTGCAAATATTCCAATCTCTTCCGATGGAGATCAAATCATCAAACAAAGAGGAATCGACATCGTCAATGATTTTGTTGCGAACCTAGGGGCCATAAGATTTTATGACGCCGTTATTTTTGGACTGGTCAATCCGGATCCGCAGTCCGTCATAGACGATATTGAAAAGCTATGCAGAAAAAATACCTATCGATTATTTTCGGAAGCAAAGAAACAAAACAGGTATCAGCGAGACGTTGCCTATGAAATTTTTAAACCGGAAGTCAGCGATTTAGTAGAGTTTGCTGATCCTTCCGAAAAGGTTCAGCTCGGATAA